The sequence CCTAGGACGGCTGGAATGCGAAGAAAGCTCAGCTGGTGTCTCCTCACGATCGCGGCGCTGCTGCTGCCGCTGCTCAGCGTCCCCCCGGCGGCGCAGGCCCGGGACGACGCCCCGATCCTCGACCCGATCCCCGACGACCCCGCCCCGTCCGGCCTCGGCCTCGTCCTCCAGGAGGTCGCGCAGCTGCCGAAGTCGACGCCGACCGGCACCCCCACCGACCCGCGGCTGCTGCGGTGGAACCGCATCAACCACGTCGGTGAGGTCCCCGACCACTCGGGCCGCCTGTACGTGCCCGACCTGAACGGCAACCTGTACCTGCTCGACAAGAAGACCCGCACCCCGCACGTCTACCTGGACGTCGCCGCCACGTTCGCGCCCGACTTCTTCTCCCAGGCCGGACTCGGGCAGGGCTTCGGATTCGTCGCGTTCCACCCTGACTTCCGCAAGAACGGGAAGTTCTACACCACGCACGTCGAGGCGGGCGAGGCGCTGAAGACCAAGACGCCCGACCTCACCCCGCAGCCGAAGACCGGCTACCACGGCGTCATCGACGAGTGGACGGCCACGAACCCCGAGGCCGACACCTTCTCCGGGACGCATCGCGAGATCCTGCGCGTCGGCTTCGCCGGGCGCATCCACAACCTCCAGCAGATCGACTTCAACCCGAACGCCCGTCCGGGCGACGCCGACTACGGCAAGCTCTACGTGTCGGTCGGCGACGGCGGCAACGGCAACGTCGGCGACAACGGCGGCGACCCGCAGAACCTCGGCGTCCCGCAGGGCAAGATCCTGCGGATCGACCCCGCCGGGAACGACAGCGCCAACGGCAGGTACGGCGTCCCCGCCGACAACCCGTTCGCCGGGCAGGCCGGCAAGCTCGGCGAGATCTACGCCTACGGCATGCGCGACCCGCACCGGTTCAGCTGGGACACCGGCGGGAAGCACCGGCTGTTCCTCGCGCACATCGGCGAGCACGAGATCGAGTCGATCCACGAGCTCTACCCGGGCGCGAACATCGGGTGGAGCGAGCGGGAGGGCGCGTTCACGTTCCGCAAGGACGACCGCTGCCACCTGTACCCGCTGCCGGCCGACGACGCCAAGTACGACTACGAGTACCCGCTCGCGGCCTACGACCACGACCCGCCCGCCGACTGGAACTGCAGCAGCGACGTCGGCCACGCCATCTCCGGCGGCTACGTCTACCGGGGCGCGAGGCTGCCCGCGCTGCGCGGCAAGTACCTGTTCACCGACATCGTGGACGGCCGGCTCATGTACACCGAAGAGTCGGAGATGAAGCACGACGCGACCGGCACGAACCGCGCCCAGATCTACGAGATGGCGGCCTACGACACCTCCGGCAAGCCCGTCACGATGCGGGAGCTGGCCGGTGACCAGCGCGTCGACCTGCGGTACGGGTCGGACGGCAAGGGCGAGCCCTACCTGCTCGCCAAGGCCAACGGCAAGATCTGGAAGGTCGTCGGGACCAAGCGGGTCGCGTCCGGAGCGGCGGGCCCCGTCCGCGTCGGGAACGCGATGAACGCCGCGAACTGGACGCCCGTCACGCCGTCCAAGTGGCAGTTCCCGGGCGACCAGGTGATCCTGGCCGAGGCCGGCGAGCAGCGTCCGGGCCCGCGCCGCCCGTTCGAGTACGCGGTGCTGAACAAGGGCCCCGCGCTCACCTCGACGCAGATCGACGCGCAGGTGCGGCTGGACACGCCGGTGTCGGTCAGCAACCGGGACGTGATCGTCATCTTCGGCTACCAGGACGACACGCACTACTACTACACCCACCTCTCCAGCGACAACACCATCTACCCGCACAACGGGATCTTCCTGGTGAACGGCGCCGACCGGCTGCGCATCGACCAGCAGTGGAACGCCAACCGGTCGCACGGCGCCCCGCCGGCCATCACCGACGAGGCGTGGCACCGCGTCCGGGTCGACCGCCGAGCGGACACCGGCGAGACCGCCGTGTACGTGGACGGGTCCTCCCGGCCGGTCTTCACGGCCGTCGACAAGACCCTCGGCTCCGGCCGGGTGGGCTTCGGCTCGTTCGACAACATCGGCCGGCTCCGCGACCTGACGGTCCGCGGAACCCCGGCGAAGTAACGGCCTCCTCCGGGCGGGCGCCGCGACCCGGCGCCCGCCCGGAGGGCCTCAAGGAGTCGACATGATGATTCGCCGCGGCACCGCCGCACTCACCACCGCGCTGCTGGGCGCCTCTCTCTGCGTCGCCGCAGCCCCGGCCCACGCCTCGACCGGCGGCGTCTTCCCGCCCCTGAAGAAGAACCTCATCTCCTACTACGACTTCGAGCACCCCGTCCCGGGCGACCCGTCCCGCGAGGCCGACCGCGGACGCTCCGGAACCACGATCAACCTGATCAACGGCGGCGCGGCCATGCGGGTCCGGGACGGCGCGCGGCGGCACGCCGTCCAGCTCGGGCAGGTCGCCCCGTCCGCGAAGGGCAACGACGACTGGAAGGCGGGGGTCTACTCCGCGCCCGGCGTCCCGTCCCTGCACGCGTTCAGCTCCGCCAAGGGCGCGACCCTCGCGGGCTGGATCAAGATGACCGGCACGAACCCGAGCCCCAACACCGAGACGTCCAACCCGAGCGACGTCTACAACGCGATCGGCCTGTCCGGCCTGCTCACCGGGGACTCCGACGGCCACGCCGTGCGCGCCCTGCTGGAGATCATCGAGGTCTCCGGCACCCTGCACGTCGTCGCGCTGGGCCGCCGCGTGGACGGTTCGAAGTCCCAGACGTTCGCGGCGAGCGAGGACTGGCAGAGCATCCTCCCCCAGAACACCTGGGTGCACCTCGCAGCGACGTTCGACTACGACACCGGTGCGATGGCGCTCTACAAGGACGGCAGGCCGCTGGACGGCTTCTACACCACGGCCGGGGACCCGTGGGGCCTCGAAGGCGCCCCCGAGCCCGACGTCACGTCCGCCACGGACCCCCGCGGCATCAAGATCGGCGGGAGCTACCCGCAGAACACCGCGGAGAAGAACCCCTGCAACTGCCGCATGGACGGCCTGATGTTCCTCGACCGCCCCCTCACCCCGAAGGAAGCGGCCATCCAGTACAAGTTCGCGAACCGCTGACCCCC is a genomic window of Actinomadura citrea containing:
- a CDS encoding PQQ-dependent sugar dehydrogenase yields the protein MRRKLSWCLLTIAALLLPLLSVPPAAQARDDAPILDPIPDDPAPSGLGLVLQEVAQLPKSTPTGTPTDPRLLRWNRINHVGEVPDHSGRLYVPDLNGNLYLLDKKTRTPHVYLDVAATFAPDFFSQAGLGQGFGFVAFHPDFRKNGKFYTTHVEAGEALKTKTPDLTPQPKTGYHGVIDEWTATNPEADTFSGTHREILRVGFAGRIHNLQQIDFNPNARPGDADYGKLYVSVGDGGNGNVGDNGGDPQNLGVPQGKILRIDPAGNDSANGRYGVPADNPFAGQAGKLGEIYAYGMRDPHRFSWDTGGKHRLFLAHIGEHEIESIHELYPGANIGWSEREGAFTFRKDDRCHLYPLPADDAKYDYEYPLAAYDHDPPADWNCSSDVGHAISGGYVYRGARLPALRGKYLFTDIVDGRLMYTEESEMKHDATGTNRAQIYEMAAYDTSGKPVTMRELAGDQRVDLRYGSDGKGEPYLLAKANGKIWKVVGTKRVASGAAGPVRVGNAMNAANWTPVTPSKWQFPGDQVILAEAGEQRPGPRRPFEYAVLNKGPALTSTQIDAQVRLDTPVSVSNRDVIVIFGYQDDTHYYYTHLSSDNTIYPHNGIFLVNGADRLRIDQQWNANRSHGAPPAITDEAWHRVRVDRRADTGETAVYVDGSSRPVFTAVDKTLGSGRVGFGSFDNIGRLRDLTVRGTPAK
- a CDS encoding LamG-like jellyroll fold domain-containing protein, with the protein product MMIRRGTAALTTALLGASLCVAAAPAHASTGGVFPPLKKNLISYYDFEHPVPGDPSREADRGRSGTTINLINGGAAMRVRDGARRHAVQLGQVAPSAKGNDDWKAGVYSAPGVPSLHAFSSAKGATLAGWIKMTGTNPSPNTETSNPSDVYNAIGLSGLLTGDSDGHAVRALLEIIEVSGTLHVVALGRRVDGSKSQTFAASEDWQSILPQNTWVHLAATFDYDTGAMALYKDGRPLDGFYTTAGDPWGLEGAPEPDVTSATDPRGIKIGGSYPQNTAEKNPCNCRMDGLMFLDRPLTPKEAAIQYKFANR